From Macaca mulatta isolate MMU2019108-1 chromosome 1, T2T-MMU8v2.0, whole genome shotgun sequence, the proteins below share one genomic window:
- the SLC45A1 gene encoding proton-associated sugar transporter A isoform X5 yields the protein MIPAASSTPPGDAFFPSVAPQDFWRSQVTGYSGSVTRHLSHRANNFKRHPKRRKCIRPSPPPPPNTPCPLELVDFGDLHPQRSFRELLFNGCILFGIEFSYAMETAYVTPVLLQMGLPDQLYSLVWFISPILGFLLQPLLGAWSDRCTSRFGRRRPFILVLAIGALLGLSLLLNGRDIGIALADVTGNHKWGLLLTVCGVVLMDFSADSADNPSHAYMMDVCSPADQDRGLNIHALLAGLGGGFGYVVGGIHWDKTGFGRALGGQLRVIYLFTAVTLSVTTVLTLVSIPERPLRPPGEKRAAMKSPSLPLPPSPPVLPEEGPGDTLPSHVATNFSSPISPPSPLTPKYGSFISRDSSLTGISEFASSFGTANIDSVLIDCFTGGHDSYLAIPGSVPRPPISVSFPRAPDGFYRQDRGLLEGREGALTSGSDGDILRVGSLDTSKPRSSGILKRPQTLAIPDTAGGGGPETSRRRNVTFSQQVANILLNGVKYESELTGSSELVEQPLSVGRLCSTICNMPKALRTLCVNHFLGWLSFEGMLLFYTDFMGEVVFQGDPKAPHTSEAYQKYNSGVTMGCWGMCIYAFSAAFYSGTRRQPGWHGIPGGSGRVAPLTLSVARSDPGEAGGVPQRPHPLLHRLSRLRPGDGARHPLQESLRGPVALHNLRGFIFHPVHLALLAALRLLPE from the exons ATGATCCCCGCAGCCAGCAGCACCCCGCCGGGAGATGCCTTCTTCCCCAGCGTGGCCCCACAGGACTTCTGGAGGTCCCAGGTCACGGGCTACTCGGGGTCCGTGACACGACACCTCAGTCACCGGGCCAACAACTTCAAACGACACCCCAAGAGGAGGAAGTGCATTcgtccctccccacccccgccccccaacaCCCCATGCCCGCTTGAGCTGGTGGATTTCGGGGACCTGCACCCCCAGAGGTCCTTCCGGGAGCTGCTTTTCAACGGCTGCATCCTCTTTGGCATCGAGTTCAGCTACGCCATGGAGACGGCGTACGTGACCCCAGTGCTCCTGCAGATGGGCCTGCCTGACCAGCTCTACAGCCTGGTGTGGTTCATCAGCCCCATCCTCG GATTCCTACTGCAGCCTCTGTTGGGTGCTTGGAGTGACCGGTGTACCTCAAGGTTTGGAAGGAGACGCCCTTTCATTCTTGTCCTGGCTATAG GGGCACTGCTGGGCCTCTCACTCTTGCTGAATGGCCGGGACATTGGCATCGCCCTGGCTGACGTGACCGGCAACCACAAGTGGGGCCTGCTGCTGACTGTGTGCGGGGTGGTGCTGATGGACTTTAGTGCCGACTCAGCAGACAACCCCAGCCACGCCTACATGATGGACGTGTGCAGCCCCGCGGACCAGGACCGAGGCCTGAACATCCACGCCCTCCTGGCAG GTCTCGGAGGAGGCTTCGGATACGTGGTCGGCGGAATCCACTGGGATAAAACTGGCTTTGGGAGGGCCCTGGGGGGGCAGCTCCGTGTCATTTATCTCTTCACCGCGGTCACCCTGAGCGTCACCACCGTCCTGACCCTGGTCAGCATCCCTGAGAGGCCGCTGCGGCCGCCGGGTGAGAAGCGGGCAGCTATGAAGAGCCCCAGCCTCCCGCTGCCCCCATCCCCACCTGTCCTGCCAGAGGAAGGCCCGGGTGACACCCTCCCGTCGCACGTGGCCACCAACTTCTCCAGCCCCATCTCCCCACCCAGCCCCCTCACACCCAAGTACGGCAGCTTCATCAGCAGGGACAGCTCCCTGACGGGCATCAGCGAGTTCGCCTCATCCTTCGGCACCGCCAACATAGACAGCGTCCTCATTGACTGCTTCACGGGCGGCCACGACAGCTACCTGGCCATCCCCGGCAGTGTCCCCAGGCCGCCCATCAGCGTCAGTTTCCCCCGGGCCCCCGATGGCTTCTACCGCCAGGACCGTGGACTTCTGGAGGGCAGAGAGGGTGCCCTGACCTCCGGCTCTGACGGGGACATTCTGAGGGTGGGCTCCTTGGACACCTCTAAGCCGAGATCGTCAGGGATTCTGAAGAGACCCCAAACCTTGGCCATCCCGGACACGGCCGGAGGAGGGGGTCCCGAAACTAGCAGGAGAAGGAATGTGACCTTCAGTCAGCAG GTCGCCAACATCCTGCTCAACGGCGTGAAGTACGAGAGCGAGCTGACGGGCTCCAGCGAGCTTGTGGAGCAGCCTCTGTCCGTGGGCCGCCTCTGCTCCACCATCTGCAACATGCCCAAGGCACTGCGCACCCTCTGCGTCAACCACTTCCTGG gGTGGCTCTCATTCGAGGGGATGTTGCTCTTCTACACGGACTTCATGGGCGAGGTGGTGTTTCAGGGGGACCCCAAGGCCCCACACACGTCCGAGGCGTATCAGAAGTACAACAGTGGCGTGACCATGGGCtgctggggcatgtgcatctacGCCTTCAGTGCAGCCTTCTACTCAGGTACCCGCCGCCAGCCAGGCTGGCACGGCA TCCCCGGAGGCTCTGGCCGTGTGGCACCGCTCACCCTCTCTGTGGCCCGCAGCGATCCTGGAGAAGCTGGAGGAGTTCCTCAGCGTCCGCACCCTCTACTTCATCGCCTATCTCGCCTTCGGCCTGGGGACGGGGCTCGCCACCCTCTCCAGGAATCTCTACGTGGTCCTGTCGCTCTGCATAACCTACGGGGTTTTATTTTCCACCCTGTGCACCTTGCCCTACTCGCTGCTCTGCGATTACTACCAGAGTAA
- the SLC45A1 gene encoding proton-associated sugar transporter A isoform X1 codes for MIPAASSTPPGDAFFPSVAPQDFWRSQVTGYSGSVTRHLSHRANNFKRHPKRRKCIRPSPPPPPNTPCPLELVDFGDLHPQRSFRELLFNGCILFGIEFSYAMETAYVTPVLLQMGLPDQLYSLVWFISPILGFLLQPLLGAWSDRCTSRFGRRRPFILVLAIGALLGLSLLLNGRDIGIALADVTGNHKWGLLLTVCGVVLMDFSADSADNPSHAYMMDVCSPADQDRGLNIHALLAGLGGGFGYVVGGIHWDKTGFGRALGGQLRVIYLFTAVTLSVTTVLTLVSIPERPLRPPGEKRAAMKSPSLPLPPSPPVLPEEGPGDTLPSHVATNFSSPISPPSPLTPKYGSFISRDSSLTGISEFASSFGTANIDSVLIDCFTGGHDSYLAIPGSVPRPPISVSFPRAPDGFYRQDRGLLEGREGALTSGSDGDILRVGSLDTSKPRSSGILKRPQTLAIPDTAGGGGPETSRRRNVTFSQQVANILLNGVKYESELTGSSELVEQPLSVGRLCSTICNMPKALRTLCVNHFLGELPAKPPRWLSFEGMLLFYTDFMGEVVFQGDPKAPHTSEAYQKYNSGVTMGCWGMCIYAFSAAFYSAILEKLEEFLSVRTLYFIAYLAFGLGTGLATLSRNLYVVLSLCITYGVLFSTLCTLPYSLLCDYYQSKKFAGSSADGTRRGMGVDISLLSCQYFLAQILVSLVLGPLTSAVGSANGVMYFSSLVSFLGCLYSSLFVIYEIPPSDAADEEHRPLLLNV; via the exons ATGATCCCCGCAGCCAGCAGCACCCCGCCGGGAGATGCCTTCTTCCCCAGCGTGGCCCCACAGGACTTCTGGAGGTCCCAGGTCACGGGCTACTCGGGGTCCGTGACACGACACCTCAGTCACCGGGCCAACAACTTCAAACGACACCCCAAGAGGAGGAAGTGCATTcgtccctccccacccccgccccccaacaCCCCATGCCCGCTTGAGCTGGTGGATTTCGGGGACCTGCACCCCCAGAGGTCCTTCCGGGAGCTGCTTTTCAACGGCTGCATCCTCTTTGGCATCGAGTTCAGCTACGCCATGGAGACGGCGTACGTGACCCCAGTGCTCCTGCAGATGGGCCTGCCTGACCAGCTCTACAGCCTGGTGTGGTTCATCAGCCCCATCCTCG GATTCCTACTGCAGCCTCTGTTGGGTGCTTGGAGTGACCGGTGTACCTCAAGGTTTGGAAGGAGACGCCCTTTCATTCTTGTCCTGGCTATAG GGGCACTGCTGGGCCTCTCACTCTTGCTGAATGGCCGGGACATTGGCATCGCCCTGGCTGACGTGACCGGCAACCACAAGTGGGGCCTGCTGCTGACTGTGTGCGGGGTGGTGCTGATGGACTTTAGTGCCGACTCAGCAGACAACCCCAGCCACGCCTACATGATGGACGTGTGCAGCCCCGCGGACCAGGACCGAGGCCTGAACATCCACGCCCTCCTGGCAG GTCTCGGAGGAGGCTTCGGATACGTGGTCGGCGGAATCCACTGGGATAAAACTGGCTTTGGGAGGGCCCTGGGGGGGCAGCTCCGTGTCATTTATCTCTTCACCGCGGTCACCCTGAGCGTCACCACCGTCCTGACCCTGGTCAGCATCCCTGAGAGGCCGCTGCGGCCGCCGGGTGAGAAGCGGGCAGCTATGAAGAGCCCCAGCCTCCCGCTGCCCCCATCCCCACCTGTCCTGCCAGAGGAAGGCCCGGGTGACACCCTCCCGTCGCACGTGGCCACCAACTTCTCCAGCCCCATCTCCCCACCCAGCCCCCTCACACCCAAGTACGGCAGCTTCATCAGCAGGGACAGCTCCCTGACGGGCATCAGCGAGTTCGCCTCATCCTTCGGCACCGCCAACATAGACAGCGTCCTCATTGACTGCTTCACGGGCGGCCACGACAGCTACCTGGCCATCCCCGGCAGTGTCCCCAGGCCGCCCATCAGCGTCAGTTTCCCCCGGGCCCCCGATGGCTTCTACCGCCAGGACCGTGGACTTCTGGAGGGCAGAGAGGGTGCCCTGACCTCCGGCTCTGACGGGGACATTCTGAGGGTGGGCTCCTTGGACACCTCTAAGCCGAGATCGTCAGGGATTCTGAAGAGACCCCAAACCTTGGCCATCCCGGACACGGCCGGAGGAGGGGGTCCCGAAACTAGCAGGAGAAGGAATGTGACCTTCAGTCAGCAG GTCGCCAACATCCTGCTCAACGGCGTGAAGTACGAGAGCGAGCTGACGGGCTCCAGCGAGCTTGTGGAGCAGCCTCTGTCCGTGGGCCGCCTCTGCTCCACCATCTGCAACATGCCCAAGGCACTGCGCACCCTCTGCGTCAACCACTTCCTGGGTGAGCTCCCGGCCAAGCCTCCCC gGTGGCTCTCATTCGAGGGGATGTTGCTCTTCTACACGGACTTCATGGGCGAGGTGGTGTTTCAGGGGGACCCCAAGGCCCCACACACGTCCGAGGCGTATCAGAAGTACAACAGTGGCGTGACCATGGGCtgctggggcatgtgcatctacGCCTTCAGTGCAGCCTTCTACTCAG CGATCCTGGAGAAGCTGGAGGAGTTCCTCAGCGTCCGCACCCTCTACTTCATCGCCTATCTCGCCTTCGGCCTGGGGACGGGGCTCGCCACCCTCTCCAGGAATCTCTACGTGGTCCTGTCGCTCTGCATAACCTACGGGGTTTTATTTTCCACCCTGTGCACCTTGCCCTACTCGCTGCTCTGCGATTACTACCAGAGTAAGAAG TTTGCAGGGTCCAGTGCGGACGGCACCCGGCGGGGCATGGGCGTGGACATCTCTCTGCTGAGCTGCCAATACTTCCTGGCCCAGATTCTGGTCTCCCTGGTCCTGGGGCCCCTGACCTCGGCCGTGGGCAGCGCCAACGGAGTGATGTACTTCTCCAGCCTCGTGTCCTTCCTGGGCTGCCTGTACTCCTCCCTGTTTGTCATTTATGAAATTCCTCCCAGCGATGCTGCCGACGAGGAGCACCGGCCTCTCCTGCTGAATGTCTGA